The proteins below are encoded in one region of Syntrophorhabdales bacterium:
- a CDS encoding DegQ family serine endoprotease has protein sequence MERVNRFEKFLITLVIAGLMTGFGYGVSKAVKTSDTAVSAAKGTDAPVMVPGNFAELAEKVRDGVVNIQASKTIKGGGRVFRHFFGGPSGRQNPFEDFFGGPGDEGSSEGVPQKSLGSGFIIDGEGYIVTNNHVVENADEIKVKLASGKEFEAKVVGRDPKTDLALIKIKSSEALHPLAMGNSDELKVGSWVVAVGSPFGLEQTVTAGIVSAKGRTIGAGPYDNFIQTDASINPGNSGGPLINTKGEVIGINTAIIASGQGIGFAIPVNMAKNVVPQLKDKGKVTRGWLGVSIQEVTDELAKSFNIKDKQGALVAEVFKDSPAEKAGIEQGDVIVEFDGKQIKESKDLPQVVASTPIGKSVSVKVSRNGKTISKELKVAEMEDKTVELAKAPAGKKLGIGVQNITPDIAQALGLKESAGVVVTQVEPGSPAENAGIRQGDVIREVDRKPVKDVRSLMDQIAKAKDNESILLLVQRGGNKMFAAVTPK, from the coding sequence CGGATACTGCGGTCTCGGCGGCAAAAGGGACTGATGCACCGGTCATGGTGCCGGGAAACTTCGCGGAGCTTGCAGAGAAGGTTCGCGACGGCGTGGTGAACATCCAGGCGTCTAAGACCATCAAAGGCGGCGGTCGCGTCTTCCGCCACTTCTTCGGAGGCCCTTCGGGGAGGCAGAATCCGTTTGAAGATTTCTTCGGCGGCCCCGGGGATGAAGGCTCATCTGAAGGAGTTCCGCAGAAGAGCCTCGGGTCAGGCTTCATTATTGACGGTGAGGGTTACATAGTGACTAACAATCACGTGGTCGAGAACGCAGATGAGATCAAGGTCAAGCTCGCCAGTGGCAAGGAGTTCGAGGCGAAGGTAGTCGGCAGGGACCCCAAGACAGACCTTGCATTGATCAAGATCAAGAGTTCCGAGGCTCTGCATCCTCTCGCCATGGGTAATTCGGACGAGTTGAAGGTTGGGAGCTGGGTCGTCGCGGTCGGCAGTCCTTTTGGATTGGAGCAAACGGTTACCGCAGGTATTGTCAGCGCGAAAGGCAGGACGATCGGCGCAGGCCCCTATGACAATTTCATCCAGACGGATGCATCGATCAATCCCGGGAACTCCGGTGGTCCGCTGATCAACACCAAGGGTGAAGTGATAGGCATCAATACGGCAATCATCGCTTCGGGACAGGGCATCGGTTTTGCGATTCCCGTGAACATGGCTAAGAACGTGGTTCCGCAGTTGAAGGATAAAGGGAAGGTGACAAGGGGATGGCTCGGTGTGAGCATTCAGGAGGTCACGGATGAACTGGCCAAGTCCTTCAACATCAAGGACAAACAGGGAGCTCTCGTTGCAGAGGTATTCAAGGACAGCCCGGCTGAAAAGGCAGGTATCGAGCAGGGCGACGTCATCGTTGAGTTCGATGGAAAGCAGATCAAGGAGTCAAAGGACCTACCGCAGGTGGTTGCCTCTACTCCCATCGGAAAGAGCGTTTCCGTGAAGGTCTCGAGAAATGGAAAGACGATCTCGAAGGAACTGAAAGTTGCAGAAATGGAGGACAAAACAGTTGAACTCGCCAAGGCGCCTGCCGGCAAGAAACTGGGGATCGGTGTGCAGAACATCACCCCTGACATCGCGCAGGCCCTCGGGCTGAAAGAGAGTGCCGGCGTCGTGGTCACGCAGGTTGAACCGGGAAGCCCGGCGGAAAATGCGGGCATACGGCAGGGTGACGTTATCCGTGAAGTGGACCGGAAGCCGGTGAAGGACGTTCGCAGTCTCATGGATCAGATAGCAAAGGCAAAAGACAACGAGAGCATACTACTTCTTGTGCAAAGGGGAGGCAACAAAATGTTTGCGGCGGTCACGCCGAAGTAG